A stretch of the Drosophila subpulchrella strain 33 F10 #4 breed RU33 unplaced genomic scaffold, RU_Dsub_v1.1 Primary Assembly Seq24, whole genome shotgun sequence genome encodes the following:
- the LOC119559461 gene encoding uncharacterized protein LOC119559461: protein MSDEQIPNFQPLVSEENDENSGNMTVDRPMSPPPEEIVEAIEVVEDSPSLPEPEAPISAPRRSARIANRNTTRKELQDSSSSSEPKKNSRKPETGKVQIPRWARSGKSINCDYLLQMRKFSKQFPGSHKILYLRRGRWLSKKNSSRKA from the exons atgagcGACGAACAAATTCCG AATTTTCAGCCTTTGGTGTCCGAGGAAAATGATGAAAACTCTGGTAATATGACTGTAGATCGACCAATGTCACCACCACCGGAAGAAATTGTGGAGGCTATAGAAGTGGTTGAAGACTCGCCTTCATTACCCGAACCAGAAGCTCCAATCTCCGCGCCTCGAAGGAGCGCCAGAATCGCTAATCGTAATACAACTCGTAAGGAGCTTCAAGACAGCTCAAGCTCAAGCGAACCGAAGAAAAATTCCAGAAAACCCGAAACAGGAAAGGTGCAGATACCGAGATGGGCTCGATCTGGTAAATCAATTAATTGTGATTACCTGTTGCAAATGCGGAAGTTCTCTAAACAGTTTCCCGGTTCGCACAAAATACTATACTTGCGTCGAGGTCGATGGCTCTCAAAAAAGAATAGTTCCCGAAAAGCTTAA